Genomic segment of Picrophilus oshimae DSM 9789:
TTTGATTATTCCATTTAATTCCATATCATTTATTTCCAGATCTGATTTATAGTAAAGTACCCTGTTGATTTCAAGCTCGTAGAGTGCCTCGGATAAAAATGATATTAGAAGGTCTTCATAGCTATTCTTTTTAATTTTTATACTTCTTTCTGAATCAGTAAAATCGTTTTTTATTTTAATTATGCAGTCTGCCATTCCATAGAGCGCATTTTGAAATAACTCCTTATATGACCTGCCATATACAATGATTCTTAGATCACCGGTATGATCCAGTATTTGATACTTCATATATGTATATCATTAAACTTTAGAACTATTTTTCCATGTATTAAAATTATTTATATTATACATTCATATTAAAACATGGATCTGGATTTTATAAGAGAGAATGTAAAAGAGTTCTCTGAAAAGGAGATAATGCCACTGTCAAAAAAAATAGACGAGGATGATTATTTTCCGGTTGATTTATTCAAAAAGCTTGGAAGGCAGGGCTATCTGGGCGTAACAATACCGGAGGAGTATAATGGAACAAACCTTGGCTACATGGCACAGGCCATTATTGAGGAGGAGATAAGTTATTGTTCTGGATCGATCGGCCTTTCATATGGCGCGCACAGCAACCTTTGCCTTGATAACCTTTTCAGGAACGGTTCAAATTACATAAGGGAAAATTATGTAACTAAGCTTGCATCCGGCGATATGATCGGCTCACTTGGCATGACTGAACCATCGGCAGGAACAGATGCACTTTCAATGAAGACAAGGGCTGATGAAATGGATGGAAAATATAGGATAAATGGATCAAAGACTTTTATAACAAATGCGCCATTTGCGGATGTATTTTTAACCTATGCAAGAACCGGTGATGATATATCCGCATTTTTGATACTTGCAAGCGATGCCGGTTTCTCCAGGGGAAAATCCTTTAAGAAGCTTGGCATGCGTGGCTCTCCTACAGGTGAGATATATTTTAACGATATTATAATTGGCAGTGATAGAATCATAGGAGGCATAAATCATGGAAAAAACGTCATGTTCAGCGGTTTAAACATGGAGAGGGCCATCCTTGCATTCAATTCTATAGGTATATCAAGAAGGGCATTTGATCTTGCAATGGAATATTCCATGGAGAGGGAACAATTTGGTAAGCCGATACATGAATTTGAATTAATACAGGAAAAGCTTGCATACATGTATACAAAGCTTGAAACAAGCAGGCTCTTTGCATACCATGCACTGGAAAATGTTCAGAAGGACAGGATGAATTCACTGGATGCTGCAGCATCGATATTATACGCATCTGAGACCTCAGAGTACATAGCAAGGGAGGCCCTTCAGATCTTTGGTGGTTACGGATACATAAAGGACTTTGAGATAGAACGTTTAATGCGAGATTCGATACTATTAAGCATAGGTGCCGGAACAAATGAGATAAGAAAAAAGCTCATAGCCGAGGCCCTTGTGAGGAGGTATAAAAAATGAGGGATGTTTACATAGTTTCCGCAGGATTGACAAAGTTTGTTAAGGCAGATCAGAACAACGACTACCGTGAGAAGGTAAGGGAGGCATTTGAGTATGCAAAAAACGATGTTAAAATAAAAAATGACGATATCGACGGCTCTGTCTGTGCATACTTTTCAGATCATGTTCAGGGACAGCTGCTTGCCGGTGTTCTTGTAAATGACTACATAGGCCTTGCACCAAAACCATCCAAGAGGATAGAGGGAGGCGGTGCAACCGGCGGGCTTGCCGTTCAGGCAGGTTATGAGGAAATAGCCTCGGGAAACATGGATGTCTGTGCCGTCTATGGCTTTGAAAACCTTTCAAGATTAACAACGTGGAAGGGAAACGAGGTTATAGCCCTGGCCAGTGATATAAACTTTGATTTTCCACTTGGAGGATTTTACACAGCATACTATGCATTGATGGCGACAAGACACATGTATGAATTTGGAACAACCGTTGAACAGATGGCCATGGTATCGGTAAAAAACCATGGAAACGCAATTTACAATAAATTTGCACAGAGCCCAATGAAGTTAACTGTAGATGATGTAAGGAAATCCCCAATGGTGTCAACGCCATTAACAAGACTTGATATATGTAATATGTCCGATGGGGCGGCGTGTTTAATACTTGCAAGTAAGGATAAGGCATATTCAATTACAGATAAACCTGTTAAAATAGAGGCAATAGGCTCTGCAAGCGACACATTAAGGCTTGCTGACAGGCCATTTGGTGAGGTCCCGCTGCTGCCAAATGAGAATAAAGATGATTATAAGAATCTAAGGTATCCAGGGGTGCATTCATTCAGGGCCGGCAGGCTTGCAGCAATACAGGCATATAAAAGGGCAAATATAAAGGACCCTTTAAATGATATAGACTTTGCAGAGGTTTATGATTCTTACACTTCTGCAGAGATACAGGCATACGAGGATCTAGGGTTCTGCAAGTACGGCGAGGGTGGCAAATTCATAGAGTCTGGAAGGCCAATGATTGATGGTGATCTTCCTGTAAATGCCTCGGGTGGTTTGCTCGCATCCGGGCATGCCATAGGTGCAACAGGCATAATGCAGGCTGTGTATGCATTCTGGCAGATACAGGGGAGAATAGAGAGACACCTTGGAAGCAACAGACTTCAGGTTAAAAATGCAAACCGCGGTGTTGTGCACAGCCATGCCGGAACTGGAGCATATGAAACTGTAACAATATTAAAGGGTGATTAAATGACCGATGTATATAAAATCGATCCATTAATAATAAAGGAAAGCTTTAACATGGATTATTACCATAGCTATGCCCAGGATTCAAAGTTTTTCCAGGAGCTTGGGCATGCAAGATTGCTTGGATCAAGATGCAGATCCTGCGGCTATAAATATGCAACTCCAAGAAGGTACTGTATGTTCTGTGGATCAGAAACGGAATGGATAGAGCTGCCACATGAGGGGAAAATACACAGCTGGACACGCTGCTATTTCAGCTCGGAATCGTTCCTTGAGGAGGTTCCTTACAATTTAATACTTGTTGAATTCGAAAACATAGATTCACTGTTCATGTCAAGGCTTTTAAATGCCGATGAGAAAACAATAAAAATAGGAATGCCTGTTATAGCAAAATTCAAAAAATTCCAGGATTTCAAGATAACAGATGTATATTTTGTACCAAAATAAATTTAAAAATTTTATTGACCTGGATTAACAGATGATATCACAGGTATCTGGTCTTTCTCAAGATCCAAGCCGATCTCTTCCTTTGTTAAGTTCCTGCCTATGCTCTTCTCGTAGAATCTTATGATCTCCTTCTTCTCCTCAACAGTGTAGTGCCTGAAGTACTTGTCCCTCTTTAAATTGACACCGGTCTTCTCCTCGTAAAGCTTTGCAGGTATCGAATATTTTCTCTGTGTTGAATCCCTGTATAACTCAGGTATGACATTGAATGCGCAGAATGGAACAACCCTGCCGTCTGGCATTGCATAGTGTATATCGCATCTCTCAACACGGTCAACATCGTATGTGTACGGGTCCTGGAAGTGCATGAATCCTATGAACAATGATTTGTAATGGAATGCCTTTAAACCATGATAATCTCCCTCTGTGAATGCATTGTAAACCATGTCCTTTAATCTGAAGTCCTTTGGCGCCTTGTCATAGTCAACGAACTTCTTTAATTTAAATAGTAACTTTGTGATTGACTCTGCCTTCTTTGCGGTCTTCCACTTTGCGTACTTTATCTCATCACCAAGCTCTGACAGGTATTCAAACATGCCTTTTACATCGACAAACCTTGTTACAGGTGTTATCTTGCCCTCATCATAGAAGACGTATGTTCCCATACCGCAGGCAAAGTGTATTGAGAGCTTGTATGTTGGATGTCCCTTCAGGGCCTCAACGAAGTTTGATACCTCTGTTGTTGCCGGAACCGTGAAGAAGTCCTCCCTGCCTATCTGGCCATCGAGCTGCTGCTCTATCTTCTTTATTGCGCCCGGTATTGTTATCCTCTGCCTGGCCCTGGCGCGGTCCGACATCCTGCCAACCAGACTCACAGGCTGGAAGTTGACGCCCCTCACAACATCTATGTTTGAAAGTGCGAATTTTATCATGTCACCAAGGTACATATCATTTATTCCGCCTATTACTGTTGGCACAAGAACAACTCCAAGAGGTGCCTTTCTGTAGTTCTCAAGTGCGGCAGGTATCTCCCAGAAGTTCTTTGGATTTGACCTTGGTGTTGGTCCATCGAAGCTTGTGTATATTACGTTTGATCCGGCCTCCCTTACCTTTCTGACGAAGTCCGGGTCGTATGCCTCTCTTATACTGTTTGTGTTTAACTGAACATGATCGTAGCCCTCCTCCCTTGCAATCTTTATGACCTCAAGGATATCGTCCCTCATGGTTGGCTCTCCGCCAGTTATCTGCACTGCATTTGCGCCAACAGGCTTTTCGTTTCTCATTCTCCTGAGCATCATTCTTATCTGATCCAGTGAGGGTTCATATATTGGCTCATTCTCCTTTGCATAGAAGAAGCAGTACCAGCATGATAAATCGCAGCGGTTTGTTACAACGATGTTTCCAAGACCTGTGTGTGACTTATGCTTAACGCAGAGACCGCAGTGCGTTGGGCATATGATCTTCTCTGCAAAGACTGCAACGTTTGGATTTAATATCTTTGTACCTTCTTTGTCCTGATACTTCTTTGCCTCCTGGTACATATCATAGTCTTCCCAGTACTTTTCAACTGTAACACCGTGCTCAGGGCATTCCTTAATTAGCTCAACCTCGCCGCCCTTCTCGTAGACGATGGCAGGTATCCTCATCTGATCAAATTTCTCCTCATCGACGCAGAGCGGGCAGAGACTTTCAGTTACTCTTAAAACAAGCATGTCCTCATTTATTAGGTGCCCCATCGATGATAGGACCTCATCCAGTGTTTTAAAAGGTGCATTCTTACTGATCTCAAAGTCACTCGCTATCCTGACATTTGGATAATCAGGATACTTTCTCTCTTCTGTCATTACCATTAGATTTCACCTATGTTATTGATAAGAGATTAAATGGTTAAAATACTTTTGTATATTTTTTCACTACTAATTTTAGAGTTTATTTAGCTATTATAGCTACAAAATTGTGTCAAATAATAATGCCACATCAAAGGCTTAAATAATGATGTACGATATATGTATATGAATTATGCTGTTGCCTCAAGCCATCCATTAAGCACATTTGTGGGAAATGAGATATTAAAAGATGGTGGAAATGCCTACGATGCCGCAATTGCAACCAGTGCTGCACTGGTTGTTGTTCAACCCCATTTAAACGGCCTTGGCGGCGATTTTTTCTCAACGATTATTGATAATGATATTTATTCAATAAATGGAAGTGGAAATGCACCGGAACTTGCAACAATTGAATTCTTCCATAGGAACGGTTATAATAAAATACCGGAGCACGGGCCATTATCATCATTTTCAATACCAGGGCTTGTTTCTTCCTGGGAAATACTTTATAAAAATGCCACAATGAAGCTTGAAAAGCTATTTTCAAGGGCAATATCATTTGCCATGGACGGCTTTATTCCAAGTAATTCTATATTAAAAGCAATTAAAAATTTTAAGTACGGCGATGTGGATTTTAATAATATTTATTATAATAATGGAAGATTGCTCGTTCAAAGGGCCCTTGGAAGAACATTAAAACTTCTAGCAGAGAAGGGTCTTGAGTCATTTTACCATGGAGATATTGCAAGGGCAATAGAAGATGATATGATCAAAAAACACGGATTGATAAGATTTAATGACCTTGATTCATACAGTGCAAGCGTTGTAAAACCATTGGAAATAAGATACAGAAATTACAGTGTTTACACAAATCCCCCTGTAAGCCAGGGTGCAACAGCGCTTTACTGGTTAAACAGGCTTAATAAATATGATTTATACTCCATGCCGGATGACCTTTACTATTCATCACTGATAAATGAGATGTACCCATCATATGAATTTAGAAAAAGTATGATTTATGACGGATCATCAATATCAAATGATGACCTTTTAAATAATTACAGTTATTCAAAAAATAAAAAGGATGAGAAATATTCAGATACAACAGCATTTTCAGTCTTTGATGGCGACGCAGGTATAAGTGCAATCCAGAGCAACTACATGGGCTTTGGATCCGGGCATAGCATACATGGCTATGGAATAAACATGAACAATCGTGGTTCCTATTTTACACTGGATAAAAACCATAAAAATGCACTGAAACCTGGTAAAAAGACGTTTCATACACTCATGAGCACAATTTTAAATGGAGATAAATTAATACTCCTTGGAAGTATGGGTGGCGATATACAGCCACAGGTAAACGTTCAGATAATAACAAGGATCATTGACTTAAATTATAATATCCAGGATGCAATTTCATATCCAAGATTTGCATACCCGGCATCGATATACGGTGATGCTGACCTTTACTCTGAGAAAGGTATAGTATCGGGAAGTAAATACATAGATGGATTGAGCAGCACGATGGGGCATGCCCAGGGAATTCTCATTGAAGATGATGTGCATGCCGGTTTTGATCCAAGGGGTGATGGGCTTTTAAAATATCATCTATGACCAGTTATAAAAAGCAGCTGCGGCGATGGTATTATGTATTCACCTGGATTGTCATTATACCTTGAGATAACATAGCATATTCCGTTGTTAACAAGATAATCTAAAACACAGTTATCCAGTTTTGCAACCGATACCGGCAATCCGTTATGATCAATTCCTGAAAGAATATCTAATGCACCATCAGGCAGGTTTTTAATGTATTCTTTTATTTTATCAAGGTTGCACCTTGACATTGCGTCAATGCATGCATTTAAAATTACATCACCAAGAGATTCATTTTCTATGATTTCATTTAAATCTATGCAATGGGATAGATAAATCTTTAGATCTGAAACGGCTTTTATAACAGGATTGTTTTTATATCTCTTCCTTAAATTGTTTGATGCATCATAGTAATCGGCGCCCACAGATATAAGATACAATGCCTCAAGTATATCACAACGGCCTGTGTAAAGATAGGAGAAGATTAAATTTCTTATATTATTTCTCTGAATATTTTTCTCCATGGCAGCGAACACCTTTAGGCTTTAATAATAAAACATGATTTTTAAATTTTATGTGTAATTTATAATTTTAAATTTTTAATAATTTTAATTAATCACCATATTTGCCATTCTTTATATTTATAAGCTTCTCGGCCTCACGGAATATAACTTCCATGTTTGGCCTGTACTTTATTTTTATAGATTTTTCCTCAAGAAAGGCACGAACATCATCCATTGATATCTTCTCAACCTTGTGCATTATAATCCATTTTAAAAACTCCGGAACCTGTTCCAGGGCTCTGGCACGCTCGCTTGAGTATTCCTCATTTTCAAGGTATGACCTTGCTATGGAATTTACCTCATCAATCTTTGATTTTATTTCATCGTCAAGTGGAAAATCAAAGTTTATGCCCTTTGATAACCAGAAACTGCGAAGTATATCATTTATATCCGTGTTTTCATAGTCATTCTTTGCATAGTTTATAATCTGCTCAACAAGTGATTGAACCGACTCGTCATTGACCTCCTTCACTATTTGAACGATCTTCTTTTCATCGTCCATGTCGAAATCATCCATGAGCATATCATTGTTTATCTCTGTGAACCATTTTGACTCCTCATGGTATTTATAACCAACGTCATTTAAAACGTATATTATATCGACCTCGCTGATTTTATTATAAAACTTTGAATACCTGCTTGAAAAGCTTATGCCCTCATCTGAAAGCTTTTTTATTGAAACAACGATGGATTTAACATTGTTTGATATAGCAGTGGACATAAATTTCTTCCATGAGCCCTGGTTTTTATCCCATTCAAAGCTCATTATTATATCCGTATCTATTGAGTAAAATATATTTATCGAATTTCTCTTGCAGAATTTCTTTAATTCTGAGACCATTATTTCAAGTTCATCTTTTTGTCCGGGCAAATGTATCAATCGAATAAGAGAAAACAAATATAAAAAGATTTTTGATATTCCCTCAATGAGGTTAAAATTAAATGTCGTG
This window contains:
- the tes gene encoding tetraether lipid synthase Tes, translated to MVMTEERKYPDYPNVRIASDFEISKNAPFKTLDEVLSSMGHLINEDMLVLRVTESLCPLCVDEEKFDQMRIPAIVYEKGGEVELIKECPEHGVTVEKYWEDYDMYQEAKKYQDKEGTKILNPNVAVFAEKIICPTHCGLCVKHKSHTGLGNIVVTNRCDLSCWYCFFYAKENEPIYEPSLDQIRMMLRRMRNEKPVGANAVQITGGEPTMRDDILEVIKIAREEGYDHVQLNTNSIREAYDPDFVRKVREAGSNVIYTSFDGPTPRSNPKNFWEIPAALENYRKAPLGVVLVPTVIGGINDMYLGDMIKFALSNIDVVRGVNFQPVSLVGRMSDRARARQRITIPGAIKKIEQQLDGQIGREDFFTVPATTEVSNFVEALKGHPTYKLSIHFACGMGTYVFYDEGKITPVTRFVDVKGMFEYLSELGDEIKYAKWKTAKKAESITKLLFKLKKFVDYDKAPKDFRLKDMVYNAFTEGDYHGLKAFHYKSLFIGFMHFQDPYTYDVDRVERCDIHYAMPDGRVVPFCAFNVIPELYRDSTQRKYSIPAKLYEEKTGVNLKRDKYFRHYTVEEKKEIIRFYEKSIGRNLTKEEIGLDLEKDQIPVISSVNPGQ
- a CDS encoding gamma-glutamyltransferase family protein, which gives rise to MNYAVASSHPLSTFVGNEILKDGGNAYDAAIATSAALVVVQPHLNGLGGDFFSTIIDNDIYSINGSGNAPELATIEFFHRNGYNKIPEHGPLSSFSIPGLVSSWEILYKNATMKLEKLFSRAISFAMDGFIPSNSILKAIKNFKYGDVDFNNIYYNNGRLLVQRALGRTLKLLAEKGLESFYHGDIARAIEDDMIKKHGLIRFNDLDSYSASVVKPLEIRYRNYSVYTNPPVSQGATALYWLNRLNKYDLYSMPDDLYYSSLINEMYPSYEFRKSMIYDGSSISNDDLLNNYSYSKNKKDEKYSDTTAFSVFDGDAGISAIQSNYMGFGSGHSIHGYGINMNNRGSYFTLDKNHKNALKPGKKTFHTLMSTILNGDKLILLGSMGGDIQPQVNVQIITRIIDLNYNIQDAISYPRFAYPASIYGDADLYSEKGIVSGSKYIDGLSSTMGHAQGILIEDDVHAGFDPRGDGLLKYHL
- a CDS encoding archease encodes the protein MKYQILDHTGDLRIIVYGRSYKELFQNALYGMADCIIKIKNDFTDSERSIKIKKNSYEDLLISFLSEALYELEINRVLYYKSDLEINDMELNGIIKGFYLKGDIEYEYIIKAVTYYDLEIRPEDGFLKIVFDI
- a CDS encoding thiolase domain-containing protein, coding for MRDVYIVSAGLTKFVKADQNNDYREKVREAFEYAKNDVKIKNDDIDGSVCAYFSDHVQGQLLAGVLVNDYIGLAPKPSKRIEGGGATGGLAVQAGYEEIASGNMDVCAVYGFENLSRLTTWKGNEVIALASDINFDFPLGGFYTAYYALMATRHMYEFGTTVEQMAMVSVKNHGNAIYNKFAQSPMKLTVDDVRKSPMVSTPLTRLDICNMSDGAACLILASKDKAYSITDKPVKIEAIGSASDTLRLADRPFGEVPLLPNENKDDYKNLRYPGVHSFRAGRLAAIQAYKRANIKDPLNDIDFAEVYDSYTSAEIQAYEDLGFCKYGEGGKFIESGRPMIDGDLPVNASGGLLASGHAIGATGIMQAVYAFWQIQGRIERHLGSNRLQVKNANRGVVHSHAGTGAYETVTILKGD
- a CDS encoding Zn-ribbon domain-containing OB-fold protein — translated: MTDVYKIDPLIIKESFNMDYYHSYAQDSKFFQELGHARLLGSRCRSCGYKYATPRRYCMFCGSETEWIELPHEGKIHSWTRCYFSSESFLEEVPYNLILVEFENIDSLFMSRLLNADEKTIKIGMPVIAKFKKFQDFKITDVYFVPK
- a CDS encoding acyl-CoA dehydrogenase family protein encodes the protein MDLDFIRENVKEFSEKEIMPLSKKIDEDDYFPVDLFKKLGRQGYLGVTIPEEYNGTNLGYMAQAIIEEEISYCSGSIGLSYGAHSNLCLDNLFRNGSNYIRENYVTKLASGDMIGSLGMTEPSAGTDALSMKTRADEMDGKYRINGSKTFITNAPFADVFLTYARTGDDISAFLILASDAGFSRGKSFKKLGMRGSPTGEIYFNDIIIGSDRIIGGINHGKNVMFSGLNMERAILAFNSIGISRRAFDLAMEYSMEREQFGKPIHEFELIQEKLAYMYTKLETSRLFAYHALENVQKDRMNSLDAAASILYASETSEYIAREALQIFGGYGYIKDFEIERLMRDSILLSIGAGTNEIRKKLIAEALVRRYKK